Below is a window of Oncorhynchus clarkii lewisi isolate Uvic-CL-2024 chromosome 19, UVic_Ocla_1.0, whole genome shotgun sequence DNA.
TCTAAGAGGTTGCATTATATATTCGATCATTTAAGTTTATGGGTCttcaatgaaaaaaataaaaactcgATCATTTTGACTAACGGTCTGAAATAAAGTCTATGACCAGCCGCTCCACTCTGAATAACATTTAAATGACCGGCGATAACACTCCGCTCGATGGTTCGTTCACGAGCCACACCTGGATAAATGGAACGTTGTACGGTAACGTCGTTATGTAAATTCCCAGTAAAACCATATTTCTCCATTACGATACGAACTGCAACTTTCCCGACGGAGTTTATGGTCCTTTCTATATAAAGTCATTTTGAAGTGTAAGTACATTTATTTGTTTAGATTCCCACCTGCGAATCAATAGCTGTACTATAAGGTTATTATATAAAGATTGCGAGAGATCAAGTTTGGGTCCTTTTTAATGATTGCAGTGATTGCATTTGAGACAATTTTTCTCAGCAGAGCACTGACTAGAATCAACAATTAGGAAATAAACTAGTTTCCACAGCCTAACTGTGTTATAAAAACTATAAATGTGTCCGGTATTAATGTTTAGGCCTACTATGAATGCAATAgttagtgtcttcagaaagtattcaaacccctagactttttccacattttgtgtcacagcctgaatttaacatttAATCAATTGATGTTTTGTCAgtggcttacacacaataccccataatgtcaaagtggaattatgtttttaggaTAATTCACAAAttacaaaaaaatgaaaagctgaaatgtcttgagttgaTAAGTATTAAACCCCTTTCTTATGGCAAGCCTCAAATAAGTTCACAAGTAAAAATTTGCTAAAGTCACATAAGTAACATGGACtcttgtgtgcaataatagtttttaaacatgatttttgaatgactacctcgactctgtaccccccacacacacaagtatctgtaaagtccctcagttgagcagtggatttcaaacacagattcaaccacaaaaccagaggttttccaatgcctctcaaagGGCAACTATTGGCATATgggtaaaaatgaaaaaaatccattgaatatccttttgagcatggcgaagttattaattacactttggatggtgtatcaatacacccagtcactacaaagatacaggcgttcttcctaactcagttgtcagaGATGAAGGAAACCGTTCAGAgaattcaccatgaggccaattgtgaTTTTGAAACAGAGTTtggctgtgatagaaaactgaggatggatcaaaaacattATAGTTACTGCACAATACTAACtcaattgacagagtgaaaggaaggaagcatgtacagaataaaaatataataaatatgcattatgtttgcaacaagacactaaagtaataatgccaaatctacacttgagttgcttaccaaaaatacagtgattgtttgtgagtggccgagttacagtttggacttaaatatacttgaaaatctatggcaagacctgaaaatgtttgtttagggcaaatgttgcacaatccaggtatggaaaagtcttagagacttacccagaaactcacagttgtaatcgctgctaaaaatgattctaacatgtattgactctgtTTTGTTTACAAATGACATTATTGcgcattttgtgtagatcgttgacaaaaaaaatgacaattaaatcaattttattcccactttgtaacacaacacattttgaaaaggtcaaggggtgtaaatactttctgaaggcactgtaacttgcTACTCAACAGAAATCCTGTCATGTGTTTTTAGGACATGGGGGCTTTTATCATCCTTAATATATTAACTTTATCATTCAATTTAATTTTAAAAGAATACCGCAAGTGTGAAAATAGCTACCAGTTATTTGGTTGGGAATGACTTTTTACACTTGGGAAAACAGGTGACACCAGTTATTTGGTTGGGAATTACTTTTTACACTTGGGAAAACAGGTGACACCAGTTGTTTGGTTGGGAATGACTTTTTACACTTGGGAAAACAGGTGACACCAGTTATTTGGTTGGGAATGACTTTTTACACTTGGGAAAACAGGTGACACCAGTTGTTTGCGTCCTTTTGTTCACTCATACTCAAAGGCCTAATCTTTTccccacttcctctctctttttctaaagATCGCTGAAAGTGAAGAACACTCCAGAATTTTACCTGAGATCTCAACCAACAGTTGAAATAGTTTCTCGCACTAATTATTCCGTAATAACTTTCGTCAGGGAGGTAGATTGTGAGTCAGTCTCACAATGAACTGGGCATTCCTCCAGAGCCTCCTCAGTGGGGTGAACAAGTACTCCACGGCATTCGGCCGCGTGTGGCTGTCCGTTGTCTTCCTCTTCAGGGTCATGGTGTTTGTCGTGGCAGCCGAGAATGTGTGGGGCGATGAGCAAAAAGACTTCACGTGCAACACGGCCCAGCCTGGCTGCCACAACGTCTGTTACGACCACTTCTTCCCTGTGTCCCACGTCCGCCTGTGGGCCCTGCAGCTCATCTTCGTCACATGTCCCTCTCTCCTGGTGGTAATGCACGTAGCCTACAGAGATGAACGTGAGCGTAAACACACACTAAAATACGGTGAGGGCTGCCAGAAAATCTACATGAACACCGGTAAGAAGCGTGGAGGGCTGTGGTGGACCTACGTCCTGACCCTGGTCTTCAAGGTGGCTGTGGACGCCACCTTTGTGTATTTAATCTACCATATCTACGAGGGCTATGACTTCCCCTCCCTCATCAAGTGTGAGCAGAAGCCCTGTCCCAACAAGGTGGACTGCTTCATTGCTCGCCCCACTGAGAAGCGGATCTTCACCATCTTCATGGTGGTCACCAGTCTGGCTTGTATCCTGCTCTCCTTCTTGGAGATCCTGTACCTGGTCGGGAAACGCTGTAAAGAGGTCTTCACCCGTATGCACAAGAACTCACCCTCCTCCACCATCCAGCCACGCCAGATGGCCATGGCTACCTCCCTGGTGGTTGGTGGCAAGAATGGAATGCAGTCCAACTCATTAAAGCTGCCCTCAATAAAGCTACCCAGCAAGGATACCTCAGCCCCATCTTATAGCGTTGTCGTGTATGCCTGAGGTAAAGACTGGACAAAGACATTAGAGACTGAATGAGAGAATGCAAAGAAGACATAAGTATGGAGACAATGGGATATATCTTCCATTTCTCTTCAGGCCCTCACTGGGCTAGAGAGTACCTCACTGCCATTCAAGACTGTCTTCTCATTGCCTGAGCTACAATGGAACTGGATGGCTCTTGACATTCCTGGATAAATTGTTTACCTACCATTCTGTCATTGACCGGGTAATTAAACAaattagtcactttaaataaaatATCCATCATTTACAGAGGAAAGTTTCACGCTAGGGCTGGGAAATGTAATTTATTCTTATGTTATTTGTTCGCTGTCTACCACACCTCACAACTTTACCAGTGCTATTTTTATGAAAGGACTCAACCATTGCCACACTGTGCCCATACCACTGCTGTTCTTATGCCCTCGAGGAGTTGTTTTCCCTGTCTCATCCTtcattacgaatggcagagactgCATCAGGCTTTGTTGTGAAAAAGATGAAGCAAAGAGCAATGTATTTTCAGACAATTAAAAATATGTCATTTCTTCTA
It encodes the following:
- the LOC139375314 gene encoding gap junction beta-4 protein-like, which gives rise to MNWAFLQSLLSGVNKYSTAFGRVWLSVVFLFRVMVFVVAAENVWGDEQKDFTCNTAQPGCHNVCYDHFFPVSHVRLWALQLIFVTCPSLLVVMHVAYRDERERKHTLKYGEGCQKIYMNTGKKRGGLWWTYVLTLVFKVAVDATFVYLIYHIYEGYDFPSLIKCEQKPCPNKVDCFIARPTEKRIFTIFMVVTSLACILLSFLEILYLVGKRCKEVFTRMHKNSPSSTIQPRQMAMATSLVVGGKNGMQSNSLKLPSIKLPSKDTSAPSYSVVVYA